One stretch of Glycine soja cultivar W05 chromosome 7, ASM419377v2, whole genome shotgun sequence DNA includes these proteins:
- the LOC114419030 gene encoding pentatricopeptide repeat-containing protein At3g09060 codes for MVELPKSLSPHRLLKLLKAEKSPLSALNVFDAAVRRPGFSPSSAVFHHILRRVAADPGLLLAHAPRIIAAIHCPCPEDVPLTLLKAYAKTRMPNEALHVFQTMPHVFGCSPTIRSFNTLLNAFVESHQWARAENFFKYFEAARVSPNVETYNVLMKVMCKKGEFEKGRGLLTWMWGAGMSPDRITYGTLIGGVAKSGDLGFALEVFDEMRERGVEPDVVCYNMIIDGFFKRGDFVKAGEMWERLLREELVFPSVVSYNVMISGLCKCGRFSEGLEIWERMKKNERKCDLFTYSALIHGLSEAGDLGGARKVYEEMVGRGVRPDVVTCNAMLNGLCKAGNVEECFELWEEMGKCSLRNVRSYNIFLKGLFENGKVDDAMMLWDGLLEADSATYGVVVHGLCWNGYVNRALQVLEEAEHREGGMDVDEFAYSSLINALCKEGRLDEADGVVELMNKRGCKFNSHVCNVLIDGFVKHSKLDSAVKVFREMSGKGCSLTVVSYNILINGLLRAERFREAYDCVNEMLEKGWKPDIITYSTLIGGLYESNMMDAALRLWHQFLDTGHKPDIIMYNIVIHRLCSSGKVEDALQLYSTLRQKKCVNLVTHNTIMEGFYKVGNCEMASKIWAHILEDELQPDIISYNITLKGLCSCGRVTDAVGFLDDALVRGFLPTAITWNILVRAVIF; via the coding sequence ATGGTGGAGCTTCCCAAGTCCCTCTCACCCCACCGTCTTCTCAAGCTCCTCAAAGCCGAAAAATCCCCTCTTTCCGCCCTCAATGTCTTCGACGCTGCCGTACGCCGCCCTGGCTTCAGCCCCTCCTCCGCCGTCTTCCACCACATCCTCCGCCGCGTGGCCGCCGACCCCGGCCTCCTCCTCGCCCACGCACCACGCATCATCGCCGCGATCCACTGCCCCTGCCCGGAGGATGTGCCCCTCACTCTCCTCAAAGCCTACGCCAAAACCCGCATGCCCAACGAGGCCCTGCACGTGTTTCAGACCATGCCGCACGTGTTCGGGTGCTCCCCAACCATTCGCTCCTTCAACACCCTCCTCAACGCGTTCGTCGAGTCACACCAGTGGGCGCGTGCGGAGAACTTCTTCAAGTACTTCGAGGCCGCGCGTGTTTCGCCGAACGTTGAAACCTATAATGTTCTCATGAAGGTGATGTGTAAGAAGGGTGAGTTCGAGAAGGGTAGGGGGTTGCTGACGTGGATGTGGGGTGCGGGGATGAGCCCTGATAGGATCACCTACGGGACTTTGATTGGGGGTGTGGCGAAGAGTGGGGATTTGGGGTTTGCGCTTGAGGTGTTCGATGAAATGCGTGAACGAGGGGTGGAGCCTGATGTGGTGTGTTACAACATGATCATTGACGGGTTTTTCAAAAGGGGGGATTTTGTGAAGGCAGGTGAGATGTGGGAGAGGTTGTTGAGGGAGGAATTGGTGTTTCCCAGCGTTGTGAGTTATAATGTTATGATTAGTGGGTTATGTAAGTGTGGGAGGTTTAGTGAGGGTTTGGAGATATGggagaggatgaagaagaatgagaggaagtgtgatttGTTTACTTATAGTGCTTTGATTCACGGGTTGAGTGAGGCAGGGGATTTGGGTGGAGCGAGGAAGGTTTATGAGGAGATGGTTGGGAGAGGGGTTAGGCCTGATGTTGTTACGTGTAATGCGATGCTTAATGGGTTGTGTAAGGCGGGGAATGTTGAGGAGTGTTTTGAGTTGTGGGAGGAAATGGGGAAGTGCAGTTTGCGGAATGTGAGAAGTTATAACATATTTCTCAAGGGGTTGTTTGAGAATGGGAAGGTGGATGATGCGATGATGTTGTGGGATGGTTTGTTGGAGGCAGATTCTGCTACTTATGGTGTGGTAGTTCATGGTTTGTGTTGGAATGGGTATGTGAATAGGGCTTTGCAGGTGTTGGAAGAGGCTGAACATAGGGAAGGCGGTATGGATGTGGATGAGTTTGCTTACTCGTCACTGATAAATGCATTGTGCAAGGAAGGGAGATTAGATGAGGCAGACGGAGTTGTAGAACTTATGAATAAGCGTGGATGCAAATTTAACTCTCATGTTTGTAATGTGCTGATTGATGGTTTTGTTAAACATTCCAAACTTGACAGTGCTGTTAAAGTCTTTAGGGAAATGAGCGGCAAAGGTTGCTCACTGACTGTTGTGTCCTATAATATTCTTATAAATGGATTATTAAGAGCTGAAAGGTTTCGTGAGGCTTATGATTGCGTTAATGAAATGTTGGAGAAAGGGTGGAAGCCAGATATTATCACATACAGTACGTTGATAGGTGGTCTTTATGAGAGCAACATGATGGATGCAGCCCTTAGGTTGTGGCATCAGTTTCTGGATACAGGGCATAAGCCTGATATTATTATGTACAACATTGTCATCCATAGACTATGTTCCTCTGGCAAAGTGGAGGATGCTCTGCAGCTTTATTCAACATTGAGGCAGAAGAAGTGTGTTAATCTTGTGACTCACAATACCATCATGGAGGGGTTTTACAAAGTTGGGAACTGTGaaatggcatcaaagatttgggcTCACATCTTAGAAGATGAACTACAGCCCGACATCATCTCGTATAATATTACTCTTAAGGGGTTGTGTTCTTGTGGTAGAGTGACAGATGCAGTTGGGTTTCTAGATGATGCTTTGGTGCGTGGTTTTCTGCCAACTGCCATTACATGGAACATACTAGTTAGAGCAGTGATTTTTTAA
- the LOC114419032 gene encoding uncharacterized protein LOC114419032 — translation MNRKQEAQNTYSQHIKFRPAASLFSPSSLYCFLTQAYTCLFCYVKMIALKSIHPFFTPIYIKYNIHRSRCLNTKDSVLCLCKSNQSESQAPQPGDIRKQELLAQIAMLQTQKVRLMDYFDERSEYLTQFGEEAKAEFDKIGEDALQGLDEASARITANIESQMVEFEESAELNRQEIQEREKELDKFEVQMEDGRNEGLFFKNLRKKAPVDKAKAKEEAEKIKDVAREKAGSRTRKGIYLLFIGLLTFAIVDSVASSSTDWRKIAVLGAILVALVSQFIYEQTMSIETGKIRKIDTEEENN, via the exons ATGAACAGAAAACAAGAGGCCCAAAATACTTACAGCCAACACATAAAATTTCGTCCTGCTGCATCCCTTTTCTCACCGAGTTCCCTCTATTGTTTTCTAACCCAAGCATATACATGCTTGTTCTGTTATGTAAAGATGATTGCACTCAAATCCATTCATCCTTTCTTCACTCCTATCTATATCAAATATAACATCCACCGAAGCAGATGCCTCAACACAAAAGATTCTGTTTTGTGCCTCTGCAAGTCCAATCAATCTGAATCTCAAGCTCCCCAACCAGGAGATATTCGCAAACAAGAACTGCTAGCCCAAATTGCCATGCTTCAAACTCAAAAAGTCCGTCTTATGGACTATTTTGATGAGAGATCTGAATACTTGACCCAGTTTGGTGAAGAAGCGAAGGCTGAGTTTGACAAGATTGGAGAAGATGCCCTCCAAGGATTAGATGAAGCTAGTGCCAGA ATAACAGCAAACATAGAGAGCCAGATGGTGGAGTTTGAGGAATCTGCAGAACTTAACAGACAAGAGATTCAGGAGCGTGAAAAAGAACTAGACAAATTTGAAGTTCAAATGGAGGATGGAAGAAACGAAGGGCTATTCTTTAAGAACCTCAGAAAGAAGGCACCTGTTGACAAAGCGAAAGCTAAGGAAGAGGCAGAAAAAATCAAAGATGTAGCCAGAGAAAAAGCTGGTAGCAGAACAAGAAAAGGCATTTACCTCCTCTTTATTGGCTTACTGACCTTTGCAATAGTTGATTCTGTTGCCTCATCATCAACTGATTGGAGAAAAATAGCAGTTCTGGGAGCTATTCTAGTGGCTTTAGTTTCTCAGTTCATCTACGAACAGACAATGTCAATAGAAACtggaaaaataagaaagatCGATACCGAAGAGGAAAATAACTGA
- the LOC114419033 gene encoding protein NRT1/ PTR FAMILY 8.1-like, with product MAEDDIYTQDGTITISKKPANKKKTGNWKACYFILGNECSERLAYYGMSTNLVNYLRERFNQGNATAANNVTTWSGTCYITPLIGAFLADSYLGRYWTISSFSIVYVIGMILLTLSASAPGLKPSCDANGCHPTSAQTATCFIALYLIALGTGGIKPCVSAFGADQFDDSDEKEKIKKSSFFNWFYFSINIGALVASSVLVWIQMNVGWGWGFGVPAVAMVIAIIFFFGGSRLYRLQIPGGSPLTRICQVIVAALRKIGLQVPNDKSLLHETIDLESVIKGSRKLDHTNRFKCLDKAAVETESDHTKDLSNPWRLCTVTQVEELKSVISLLPVWASLIAFATVYGQMSTMFVLQGNTMDQRIGPHFKIPSASLTIFDTLSVIFWAPVYDRFIVPFASKYTGHKQGFTQLQRMGIGLVISTIAMVVAGILEVYRLGIVRKNNYYDVETIPLSIFWQVPQYFLVGCAEVFTNIGSLEFFYGQAPDAMRSLGMALSLTTNALGNYISTLLVIIVTKVTTRHGKLGWIPDNLNRGHLDYFYWLLTVLSFLNFLVYLWVAKRYRYKKVAGNAH from the exons ATGGCAGAAGATGACATATATACACAAGATGGGACCATTACCATCTCCAAAAAACCTGCCAACAAGAAAAAGACTGGAAATTGGAAAGCTTGCTATTTTATTCTTG GAAATGAATGTTCTGAGAGATTGGCATACTATGGTATGAGTACAAACCTGGTGAACTATCTTCGGGAGCGTTTCAACCAGGGAAATGCAACCGCTGCAAATAATGTCACAACCTGGTCAGGCACATGCTACATCACACCATTGATTGGAGCCTTTCTAGCTGATTCATACTTGGGAAGATACTGGACAATTTCCAGTTTCTCAATTGTCTATGTTATT GGGATGATACTCTTAACATTGTCTGCTTCTGCCCCTGGACTAAAGCCATCATGTGATGCTAATGGTTGCCATCCAACATCTGCACAAACCGCAACTTGCTTCATAGCACTCTACCTGATTGCTCTTGGAACTGGTGGTATCAAGCCATGTGTCTCAGCTTTTGGTGCAGACCAATTTGATGATTCGGAcgagaaagagaaaataaagaagagcTCTTTCTTCAATTGGTTTTACTTCTCTATTAATATTGGTGCTCTTGTTGCTTCCTCAGTGTTAGTTTGGATACAGATGAATGTTGGCTGGGGATGGGGTTTTGGAGTTCCTGCTGTTGCAATGGTCATtgcaattatatttttctttggtgGTAGCCGGCTCTACAGACTCCAAATACCTGGAGGCAGTCCCCTTACAAGGATTTGTCAAGTAATAGTTGCAGCCTTGAGGAAAATCGGTCTTCAAGTGCCCAATGATAAATCTCTTCTTCATGAGACAATAGATCTAGAATCTGTCATCAAAGGGAGCCGCAAGCTTGATCACACAAACCGCTTCAA GTGTTTGGATAAGGCAGCTGTAGAGACCGAATCTGATCATACCAAAGACTTGTCAAATCCTTGGAGGCTTTGCACAGTAACACAAGTTGAGGAACTCAAATCAGTAATCTCATTACTCCCAGTTTGGGCATCATTGATTGCCTTTGCAACTGTGTACGGTCAAATGAGCACCATGTTTGTTCTCCAAGGCAACACAATGGACCAGCGCATTGGTCCTCACTTCAAAATCCCATCAGCATCCCTCACCATTTTTGACACCCTAAGTGTCATCTTCTGGGCTCCGGTGTATGACCGCTTCATTGTCCCATTTGCAAGCAAGTACACTGGCCACAAACAAGGATTCACACAACTCCAAAGAATGGGAATTGGCCTTGTGATCTCCACTATAGCCATGGTTGTTGCTGGCATTCTAGAAGTCTATCGCCTCGGCATAGTCAGGAAAAACAACTACTATGATGTTGAGACCATCCCCTTGTCAATCTTCTGGCAAGTACCACAATATTTTCTTGTTGGATGTGCAGAAGTTTTCACCAACATTGGTTCCTTAGAGTTCTTTTATGGTCAGGCACCAGATGCTATGAGAAGCCTTGGTATGGCTCTCTCACTCACAACTAATGCGTTGGGAAATTACATTAGCACCCTTCTTGTCATTATTGTAACTAAGGTTACCACAAGACATGGTAAGCTTGGTTGGATTCCAGACAATCTAAATAGAGGTCATCTTGACTACTTCTACTGGCTTTTGACCGTTCTCAGCTTTCTCAATTTCCTTGTGTATCTCTGGGTTGCAAAGAGGTACAGGTACAAGAAGGTAGCTGGAAATGCTCATTGA